One region of Microbacterium sufflavum genomic DNA includes:
- a CDS encoding DUF1361 domain-containing protein: MTAVLLMGAGVVALNLYALALVLLRAPVYRVPLYRPMVLNLALSAAPALVLAATLAIEVAVDARASSPVPWIILVIGAVVWLLLLPNSAYLITELNFTHRREGEVVPLWFDIVATLALAMSGVLNALVNVFVVQMLVVAIWYEDDAAPFTRADSWLVVAAVLVLVSFGIYLGRHIRFNSWDLARPMRFARLLVAHFAAPGRVTEAVGFCVVHTLLLGILYAVVALPLAVSV, from the coding sequence GTGACGGCGGTCCTGCTGATGGGGGCGGGGGTGGTCGCCCTGAACCTGTATGCGCTCGCCCTGGTCCTGCTGCGCGCGCCGGTGTATCGCGTTCCGCTGTATCGGCCTATGGTGCTGAACCTGGCGCTGTCTGCCGCGCCGGCCCTGGTTCTGGCGGCCACCCTCGCCATCGAGGTCGCCGTCGATGCCCGCGCCTCGTCGCCCGTCCCCTGGATCATCCTGGTGATCGGGGCCGTGGTGTGGCTACTGCTTCTGCCGAACTCGGCCTACCTGATCACGGAGCTCAACTTCACGCACCGCCGCGAGGGCGAGGTGGTGCCGCTGTGGTTCGATATCGTCGCGACCCTGGCACTGGCGATGTCCGGGGTGTTGAACGCGCTCGTCAACGTTTTCGTGGTCCAGATGCTCGTGGTGGCGATCTGGTACGAGGACGACGCGGCCCCCTTCACCCGTGCGGACTCTTGGCTGGTGGTCGCCGCCGTTCTCGTGCTCGTGTCGTTCGGCATCTATCTCGGCCGTCACATCCGCTTCAACTCATGGGACCTCGCGCGCCCGATGAGGTTCGCGCGGCTGCTCGTCGCGCACTTCGCGGCGCCGGGACGAGTGACCGAGGCCGTGGGCTTCTGCGTCGTGCACACCCTTCTGCTCGGCATCCTCTACGCCGTGGTCGCCCTGCCTCTGGCGGTGTCGGTCTGA
- a CDS encoding acyltransferase family protein, which translates to MPFLASSSAASASPSSRVSGLTGLRALAVVAVLGYHLLPAAVPGGLIGVDVFFVVSGFIVTRLLLRERARTGRVSLGAFWARRARRILPALALVLAVCIPLAFLVAPHLLSGIRRQLIGALTFSSNWLAIAADGDYFQADQPDLFTNLWSLAVEEQFYLIWPLLLVLLLVVVRWRRRAVVVLALVLAVLSAGAMVLLSAPPLGSPTRAYFGTDTHAFGLLLGVALAVGMGAGEVRMATGRRAVARTALGVASLGVLVALAVVLSDASPAAAHGGLALASLAALGLIWSAATVPPLGRVLDAAPLSWLGERSYAVYLWHWPLLLILGATPLAAQPLLVAVVTAALSILVAALSYAFVETPFRRGLRVHPPLPRRHVVLPALVVGVLAVASAGIAIGHDDASAAEALVERGREAIAHAAPAPAASPQTGSGADSGPTPSPSPSPTSTAATPPPILGTDITAVGDSVMLAAAPELQNALPGIAIDAQVSRSMWPATGILSSLANDGALRPTVVVGLATNGGVDPDLLADILGIVGPDRTLVFVNAHAQRSWIPGGNATLADFAAAYPNVTVADWDGAITPYPDDLAGDGIHPQPAGGDIYAAVVTGAIAQAHLDEAQAADAAAKAAADAAREAAKAAKKPAAATARPDDTQHDDSHAVPTPTPTP; encoded by the coding sequence ATGCCTTTCCTCGCCTCCTCCTCCGCCGCCTCGGCGTCCCCCTCCTCTCGCGTCTCCGGGCTGACCGGACTGCGCGCCCTGGCCGTCGTCGCCGTCCTCGGCTACCACCTCCTCCCCGCCGCGGTGCCCGGCGGATTGATCGGCGTCGACGTCTTCTTCGTCGTGAGCGGCTTCATCGTCACCCGACTCCTGCTGCGCGAACGCGCGCGCACCGGCCGGGTGTCGCTCGGCGCGTTCTGGGCGCGGCGCGCCCGACGCATCCTGCCCGCCCTCGCGCTCGTGCTGGCCGTCTGCATCCCGCTCGCCTTCCTGGTCGCTCCGCACCTGCTGTCGGGCATCCGGCGTCAGTTGATCGGCGCTCTCACGTTCAGCTCGAACTGGCTGGCGATCGCCGCGGACGGCGACTACTTCCAAGCCGACCAGCCCGACCTGTTCACCAACCTGTGGTCGCTGGCGGTCGAGGAGCAGTTCTACCTGATCTGGCCGTTGCTGCTGGTCCTGCTGCTGGTGGTCGTGCGCTGGCGCCGCCGCGCCGTCGTCGTCCTCGCCCTCGTGCTGGCCGTGCTGTCAGCGGGGGCGATGGTGCTGCTGTCGGCGCCGCCGCTGGGATCGCCGACCCGCGCCTACTTCGGCACCGACACCCACGCGTTCGGACTGCTGCTGGGCGTCGCTCTCGCCGTCGGGATGGGAGCGGGAGAGGTGCGCATGGCCACCGGTCGGCGGGCCGTGGCGCGGACGGCTCTCGGCGTCGCCTCGCTCGGCGTGCTGGTCGCGCTCGCCGTGGTGCTGTCGGACGCATCTCCCGCTGCCGCGCACGGCGGCCTCGCGCTGGCCAGCCTCGCCGCACTCGGCCTGATCTGGTCGGCGGCGACGGTGCCGCCGCTCGGCCGTGTGCTGGATGCGGCCCCGCTGTCCTGGCTGGGCGAGCGCTCGTACGCGGTCTACCTGTGGCACTGGCCGCTGCTGCTGATCCTGGGGGCCACTCCGCTCGCGGCGCAGCCACTGCTCGTCGCGGTCGTGACGGCGGCGCTGTCCATCCTCGTCGCCGCGCTCTCCTACGCCTTCGTCGAGACACCCTTCCGGCGCGGCCTGCGCGTGCATCCGCCGCTTCCCCGTCGACACGTCGTGCTGCCGGCGCTCGTGGTCGGGGTGCTGGCGGTCGCGAGCGCGGGCATCGCGATCGGTCATGACGACGCCTCGGCGGCCGAGGCCCTCGTCGAGCGCGGCCGCGAGGCGATCGCCCACGCCGCCCCCGCCCCGGCCGCGTCGCCGCAGACGGGTTCCGGCGCCGACTCCGGTCCGACGCCCTCGCCCTCGCCCTCGCCGACCAGCACCGCGGCGACGCCGCCGCCCATCCTCGGCACCGACATCACGGCGGTCGGCGACTCGGTCATGCTCGCCGCCGCGCCCGAATTGCAGAACGCGCTGCCCGGCATCGCCATCGACGCCCAGGTCTCGCGCAGCATGTGGCCGGCCACGGGCATCCTGTCGTCGCTCGCGAACGACGGTGCCCTGCGTCCGACGGTCGTCGTGGGGCTGGCGACCAACGGCGGCGTCGATCCCGACCTGCTCGCCGACATCCTCGGGATCGTCGGCCCGGACCGCACCCTGGTGTTCGTGAACGCGCACGCGCAGCGCAGCTGGATCCCGGGCGGCAACGCGACGCTCGCCGACTTCGCGGCCGCGTATCCGAACGTCACGGTCGCCGACTGGGACGGTGCCATCACGCCCTACCCTGACGACCTCGCCGGCGACGGCATCCATCCGCAACCCGCGGGCGGCGACATCTATGCGGCGGTCGTCACGGGGGCGATCGCCCAGGCGCACCTCGACGAGGCACAGGCCGCCGACGCAGCCGCGAAGGCCGCGGCCGATGCCGCCCGGGAGGCGGCGAAGGCGGCGAAGAAGCCCGCGGCGGCGACCGCTCGTCCCGATGACACGCAGCACGACGATTCGCACGCCGTCCCGACCCCCACGCCGACGCCGTGA
- a CDS encoding ATP-dependent helicase: protein MSDVLERFTPATQDWFRGAFTAPTPAQAGAWEAISAGKHALVVAPTGSGKTLSAFLWAIDSVFRERTEAPVDADAGRTRILYISPLKALGVDVERNLRSPLIGIGQSARRLGLAAPAVTVGVRSGDTTSSDRRKLVSDPPDILITTPESLYLMLTSRAGETLRDVHTVIIDEVHAVAATKRGAHLAVSLERLDALRAAHGNEKPAQRIGLSATVRPIDEVARFLGGADPVEIVAPPASKTFELGVVVPMDDMTNPPPPPGAPPEAPGIDAEYTEVTGSVWPHVEEAIVDRILQNNSTIVFANSRRLAERLTGRLNEIYSERIGVALPEASVPAAMMAQAGATAGADPVLAKAHHGSVSKEQRAQVEEELKSGVLRCVVATSSLELGIDMGAVDLVIQVEAPPSAASGLQRVGRAGHQVGEISRAALFPKHRGDVLHTAIVTERMLAGKIEAIQVPRNPLDILAQQTVAASALGAISVEEWFETVRRSAPFQSLPRSAYEATLDLLAGRFPSDEFAELRPRLVWDRDAGTLTGRPGAQRIAVTSGGTIPDRGLFGVFVAGESTGARVGELDEEMVYESRVGDVFTLGTTSWRIAEITHDRVNVIPAYGQPGKVPFWHGDGIGRPFELGEALGAFSREVSSASPEKAQQRLIEAGLDEQARANLMAHLTEQREATGTLPTDRTLTVERGHDEVGDWRVILHSPYGMKVHAPWALAINARVRERLGVEGSAVASDDGIIVRIPDAEAEPPGAELFVFDPDELEQLVTQEVGGSALFASRFRECAARALLMPRTNPNRRTPLWQQRQRSAQLLEVARRHPTFPVILETLREVLQDVYDLPSLRKLATAIGDRRVRLVETQPGQPSPYARDLLFGYVGAFMYEGDSPLAERRAAALSVDPALLGELLGTVELRELLDPDVIAQFEREAQRLDPERRVRGLEGVADLLRMLGPLDADEVSARLDPDSTAGASAATLLDELIGARRAIPVTVAGVARVAAIEDAGRLRDALGAALPTGIPVAFLEPVADPLGDLVARYARTHGPFTTTAVATRFGLGAAVARHTLQRLETNGRLTSGYFLPTAAGSGDDLEWCDTEVLRRLRMRSLAAIRGSVEPVSPEAYARFLPDWQHLGRPLEGIDGVLTVIEQFAGVPIPASAWESLVLPSRVRDYSPAMLDELTAAGEVIWSGHGTLPGRDGWVSLHPVDLAPFTLPEPDAEIAADSLEARLLDALAAGGAYFAAQLKDMTGAENEQSVLEALWALTWSGHVTNDTFAPIRSLLAGGSQAHKVKRRAPRARTYRGMSLTRTAPRPTSIGGRWSLLPAIETDAARRATVTAGLLLDRYGVVTRGAVQAEGVPGGFAQAYRVLAGFEEAGHCRRGYVIEKLGAAQFAASATVDRLRTYAGLADPPPRTAVTLAATDPANPYGAALGWPKLDGVSHRPGRKAGGLVVLVDGALVLSLERGGRTVLCFTDDPEVLRAATADLAATARDRRLDTLTVEKVNGEGVYGTELAAALQEAGFVQTPRGFTLRKAV, encoded by the coding sequence ATGAGCGATGTGCTCGAACGCTTCACGCCCGCCACCCAGGACTGGTTCCGAGGCGCCTTCACCGCGCCCACTCCCGCTCAGGCGGGGGCGTGGGAGGCGATCTCGGCGGGCAAGCACGCGCTCGTGGTCGCGCCGACGGGCTCGGGCAAGACGCTGTCGGCGTTCCTCTGGGCGATCGACAGCGTGTTCCGCGAGCGCACCGAGGCGCCCGTGGACGCAGACGCCGGGCGCACGCGAATCCTCTACATCTCCCCGCTGAAGGCGCTGGGCGTCGACGTCGAGCGCAACCTGCGGTCCCCGCTGATCGGGATCGGGCAGTCCGCGCGGCGACTGGGGCTCGCCGCCCCCGCGGTCACGGTCGGGGTGCGCTCGGGCGACACCACCTCCAGCGACCGGCGCAAGCTCGTGTCCGACCCGCCCGACATCCTCATCACCACACCCGAGTCGCTGTACCTGATGCTCACCAGCCGCGCCGGGGAGACCCTGCGCGACGTGCACACCGTGATCATCGACGAGGTGCACGCCGTGGCAGCCACCAAGCGTGGCGCGCATCTGGCGGTCAGCCTGGAACGCCTCGACGCGCTGCGGGCCGCGCACGGCAACGAGAAGCCGGCGCAGCGGATCGGGCTGTCCGCCACCGTGCGACCCATCGACGAGGTCGCGCGGTTCCTCGGCGGAGCCGACCCGGTCGAGATCGTGGCCCCGCCGGCGTCCAAGACGTTCGAGCTGGGCGTGGTCGTGCCGATGGACGACATGACCAACCCGCCGCCGCCCCCCGGTGCGCCGCCCGAGGCACCGGGGATCGACGCGGAGTACACCGAGGTGACGGGTTCGGTGTGGCCGCACGTGGAGGAGGCGATCGTCGACCGCATCCTCCAGAACAACTCGACCATCGTGTTCGCGAACTCCCGCCGCCTCGCAGAGCGGCTGACCGGACGGCTCAACGAGATCTACTCCGAGCGGATCGGGGTCGCGCTTCCCGAGGCGTCCGTGCCCGCGGCGATGATGGCGCAGGCGGGGGCGACCGCGGGAGCGGATCCGGTGCTCGCCAAGGCCCATCACGGTTCGGTGTCGAAGGAGCAGCGGGCGCAGGTCGAGGAGGAGCTGAAGTCGGGAGTGCTGCGCTGCGTCGTCGCGACCAGCAGCCTGGAGCTGGGCATCGACATGGGCGCGGTCGACCTGGTGATCCAGGTCGAGGCTCCGCCGTCCGCCGCCTCCGGGCTCCAGCGCGTCGGGCGCGCCGGGCACCAGGTGGGCGAGATCAGTCGCGCCGCCCTGTTCCCCAAGCACCGCGGCGACGTGTTGCACACGGCGATCGTCACGGAGCGCATGCTCGCCGGCAAGATCGAGGCCATCCAGGTGCCGCGCAACCCGCTCGACATCCTCGCGCAGCAGACCGTGGCGGCGAGCGCCCTCGGTGCCATCAGCGTCGAGGAGTGGTTCGAGACCGTGCGGCGGTCCGCGCCGTTCCAGTCCCTTCCGCGCTCGGCGTACGAGGCCACGCTCGACCTGCTCGCCGGCCGCTTCCCCTCGGACGAGTTCGCCGAGCTGCGGCCGCGTCTGGTGTGGGATCGCGACGCGGGCACGCTGACCGGTCGCCCCGGGGCGCAGCGCATCGCGGTGACCAGCGGCGGCACGATCCCCGACCGCGGGCTGTTCGGGGTGTTCGTCGCGGGCGAGTCGACCGGGGCGCGGGTCGGCGAGCTCGACGAGGAGATGGTGTACGAGTCGCGCGTGGGCGACGTGTTCACGCTCGGCACCACGAGCTGGCGCATCGCCGAGATCACGCACGACCGCGTGAACGTGATCCCCGCATACGGCCAGCCGGGCAAGGTGCCGTTCTGGCACGGTGACGGGATCGGCCGGCCGTTCGAGCTCGGTGAGGCCCTGGGCGCGTTCTCCCGCGAGGTCTCCTCCGCCTCGCCGGAGAAGGCGCAGCAGCGGCTGATCGAGGCCGGGCTCGACGAGCAGGCGCGCGCCAATCTGATGGCGCACCTGACCGAGCAGCGCGAGGCGACGGGCACCCTCCCGACCGACCGCACCCTCACGGTCGAACGCGGTCACGACGAGGTCGGCGACTGGCGCGTGATCCTCCATTCCCCGTACGGCATGAAGGTGCACGCGCCCTGGGCCCTCGCGATCAACGCGCGGGTGCGCGAGCGGCTGGGCGTCGAGGGCTCCGCCGTGGCGAGCGACGACGGCATCATCGTGCGCATCCCCGACGCCGAGGCCGAGCCGCCCGGCGCCGAGCTGTTCGTGTTCGACCCCGACGAGCTGGAGCAGCTGGTCACGCAGGAGGTGGGGGGTTCGGCGCTGTTCGCCTCCCGGTTCCGCGAGTGCGCGGCGCGGGCGCTGCTCATGCCCCGCACGAACCCCAACCGGCGCACGCCCCTGTGGCAGCAGCGGCAGCGGTCGGCGCAGCTGCTCGAGGTCGCCCGCCGGCACCCCACGTTCCCGGTGATCCTGGAGACGCTGCGCGAGGTGCTGCAGGACGTGTACGACCTGCCGTCCCTGCGCAAGCTCGCGACGGCGATCGGCGACCGCCGCGTCCGGCTCGTGGAGACCCAGCCCGGCCAGCCCTCCCCCTACGCCCGCGACCTGCTGTTCGGGTATGTCGGCGCGTTCATGTACGAGGGCGACTCGCCGCTGGCCGAACGCCGGGCGGCCGCCCTCTCCGTCGACCCCGCACTGCTGGGCGAGCTGCTGGGCACGGTGGAGCTGCGCGAGCTGCTCGACCCCGACGTGATCGCGCAGTTCGAGCGCGAGGCACAGCGCCTCGACCCCGAGCGGCGGGTGCGCGGTCTGGAGGGCGTGGCCGACCTGCTGCGCATGCTGGGCCCGCTCGACGCCGACGAGGTGTCGGCGCGACTCGACCCCGACTCGACCGCCGGTGCCAGCGCCGCGACGCTGCTGGACGAGCTGATCGGCGCCCGCCGTGCCATCCCGGTCACCGTGGCCGGTGTCGCCAGGGTGGCCGCGATCGAAGACGCCGGTCGGCTGCGCGACGCCCTCGGCGCGGCCCTGCCCACGGGGATCCCGGTCGCGTTCCTCGAGCCGGTCGCCGATCCCCTGGGCGACCTGGTGGCGCGGTACGCCCGGACGCACGGGCCCTTCACGACCACGGCGGTCGCGACCCGGTTCGGTCTCGGCGCCGCGGTCGCCCGGCACACGCTGCAGCGCCTGGAGACGAACGGTCGTCTGACCAGCGGCTACTTCCTGCCGACCGCGGCAGGCAGCGGCGACGACCTCGAGTGGTGCGACACCGAGGTCCTGCGACGGCTGCGCATGCGCTCGCTCGCAGCAATCCGCGGCTCCGTCGAGCCGGTGTCGCCGGAGGCCTACGCGCGATTCCTGCCCGACTGGCAGCACCTCGGTCGGCCGCTGGAGGGCATCGACGGCGTGCTCACCGTGATCGAGCAGTTCGCGGGTGTGCCGATCCCCGCGAGCGCGTGGGAGTCGCTCGTGCTGCCGTCGCGGGTGCGCGACTACTCCCCCGCGATGCTCGACGAGCTCACGGCCGCGGGCGAGGTGATCTGGTCGGGCCACGGCACGCTTCCGGGCCGCGACGGCTGGGTGTCGCTGCACCCCGTCGACCTCGCCCCGTTCACGCTTCCCGAGCCCGACGCCGAGATCGCCGCGGACTCCCTGGAGGCCCGGCTGCTCGACGCCCTCGCCGCGGGCGGCGCCTACTTCGCGGCGCAGCTGAAGGACATGACCGGAGCCGAGAACGAGCAGTCGGTGCTCGAGGCGCTGTGGGCCCTGACCTGGTCGGGGCACGTGACGAACGACACGTTCGCGCCCATCCGCTCGCTGCTCGCGGGCGGGTCGCAGGCGCACAAGGTGAAGCGGCGTGCCCCCCGCGCGCGCACCTACCGCGGGATGTCGCTCACGCGCACGGCACCACGGCCGACCTCGATCGGCGGACGCTGGTCTCTGCTGCCGGCGATCGAGACGGATGCCGCGCGACGCGCCACCGTGACCGCCGGGCTCCTGCTCGACCGCTACGGCGTGGTGACCCGCGGCGCGGTGCAGGCGGAGGGCGTGCCCGGCGGTTTCGCCCAGGCGTACCGCGTGCTGGCGGGCTTCGAGGAGGCGGGACACTGCCGGCGCGGTTATGTGATCGAGAAGCTCGGCGCCGCGCAGTTCGCGGCCTCGGCGACGGTCGACCGGCTGCGCACCTACGCGGGGCTCGCGGATCCGCCGCCCCGCACGGCTGTGACCCTCGCGGCCACCGACCCCGCGAACCCCTATGGCGCCGCGCTCGGCTGGCCGAAGCTCGACGGCGTGTCGCACCGGCCCGGGCGCAAGGCGGGCGGTCTCGTGGTGCTGGTCGACGGCGCGCTGGTGCTGTCGCTCGAGCGCGGCGGGCGCACGGTGCTGTGCTTCACCGACGACCCCGAGGTGCTGCGCGCCGCGACCGCCGACCTCGCGGCGACCGCCCGCGACCGCCGCCTCGACACCCTCACGGTGGAGAAGGTCAACGGCGAGGGCGTCTACGGCACCGAGCTCGCGGCCGCCCTGCAGGAGGCCGGGTTCGTGCAGACACCGCGGGGGTTCACGCTCCGCAAGGCCGTCTGA
- a CDS encoding EI24 domain-containing protein, with protein MVREFSAGVRTLFRGFGVWRTRPGLMALGLIPAVIAVIVLAAAIIPLIIGMPSISSWLTPFADRWDEPWRGLLRTAVGLVVVAAALALASSVFSALTLTIGDPFYQRIWHAVEVDLGHPPATDGGGFWTTVGEGLRLVVLGILIALLVLVLGLIPAVGGVLAPVMGVILTGRLLARELTGRAFDARELSPSDRAVLFSGSRARVLGFGVATQLCFLIPGGAIAVMPAAVAGSTMLARDMMTRRPLPAATAPSDAAAPPAVAPPSPDGRR; from the coding sequence ATGGTCAGAGAGTTCAGCGCCGGCGTCCGCACCCTGTTCCGCGGCTTCGGTGTATGGCGCACGCGCCCGGGGCTCATGGCGCTCGGGCTGATCCCCGCGGTGATCGCCGTGATCGTGCTGGCCGCCGCGATCATCCCGCTCATCATCGGGATGCCGTCGATCTCGTCCTGGCTGACGCCGTTCGCCGACCGGTGGGACGAGCCCTGGCGCGGTCTGCTGCGCACGGCCGTCGGTCTCGTAGTGGTCGCGGCCGCCCTGGCCCTGGCCAGCTCGGTGTTCAGCGCCCTCACCCTCACGATCGGCGACCCGTTCTACCAGCGCATCTGGCACGCGGTCGAGGTCGACCTCGGCCACCCGCCCGCGACGGACGGCGGCGGGTTCTGGACCACCGTCGGCGAGGGCCTGCGGCTGGTGGTCCTCGGCATCCTGATCGCGCTGCTCGTGCTGGTGCTCGGCCTGATCCCGGCGGTCGGCGGCGTCCTGGCCCCGGTGATGGGCGTGATCCTGACCGGACGGCTGCTGGCGCGCGAGCTGACCGGGCGCGCGTTCGATGCGCGTGAGCTCAGCCCGTCCGACCGCGCTGTCCTGTTCTCCGGCAGCAGGGCGCGCGTGCTGGGCTTCGGCGTGGCGACGCAGCTGTGCTTCCTGATCCCCGGCGGCGCGATCGCGGTGATGCCCGCTGCGGTCGCCGGGAGCACGATGCTCGCCCGCGACATGATGACCCGCCGGCCCCTGCCCGCGGCGACCGCCCCGTCCGACGCCGCCGCTCCGCCCGCCGTGGCGCCGCCCTCACCGGACGGGAGGCGCTGA
- a CDS encoding DNA-formamidopyrimidine glycosylase family protein, protein MPEGDTVFRTARRLDEALAGAEVTRFDLRVPRFATVDLTGQRVHAAVPRGKHLLLRIGDSTLHSHLRMDGAWFVYRAGERWRHPAFKVRAIVGTAEREAVGVDIAEVEVVPTRDEGELVGYLGPDPLAADWDAAEAVRRLGADTRSIHVALLDQRNVAGFGNEYAAELLFLRGILPTTPTADVDVAALLDLGVRTIRANRDRRHRTFTGIDRPGQGTWVYGRAGRPCRRCGTLIRRGEQGADPTRERITFWCPRCQR, encoded by the coding sequence ATGCCCGAGGGCGACACCGTCTTCCGCACCGCACGGCGTCTCGACGAGGCACTGGCGGGTGCCGAGGTCACGCGCTTCGACCTGCGCGTGCCCCGCTTCGCGACGGTCGACCTGACCGGACAGCGCGTGCACGCGGCGGTGCCGCGCGGCAAGCATCTGCTGCTGCGCATCGGTGACAGCACGCTGCATTCCCATCTGCGCATGGACGGCGCCTGGTTCGTGTACCGCGCCGGCGAGAGGTGGCGGCACCCGGCCTTCAAGGTGCGCGCGATCGTGGGCACCGCCGAGCGTGAGGCCGTCGGCGTGGACATCGCGGAGGTCGAGGTCGTCCCCACCCGCGACGAGGGTGAGCTGGTGGGCTACCTCGGACCGGATCCGCTCGCCGCGGACTGGGATGCGGCCGAGGCCGTGCGACGACTCGGTGCCGACACCCGCAGCATCCACGTGGCGCTGCTCGACCAGCGAAACGTGGCCGGGTTCGGGAACGAGTACGCCGCGGAACTCCTGTTCCTGCGCGGAATCCTCCCGACGACGCCGACGGCGGACGTCGATGTGGCCGCGCTGCTCGACCTGGGTGTGCGCACCATCCGCGCGAACCGCGACCGCCGCCACCGCACCTTCACCGGCATCGATCGTCCGGGCCAGGGGACATGGGTGTACGGACGTGCCGGACGCCCGTGCCGCCGCTGCGGCACCCTCATCCGACGGGGCGAGCAGGGTGCCGATCCCACCCGCGAGCGCATCACGTTCTGGTGCCCGCGCTGCCAGCGCTGA
- a CDS encoding DapH/DapD/GlmU-related protein encodes MGKNYVDIENDHGATLRYRKHANGRGLVAHGAKVHPKAHIEAGAYIEPGARVGAGAIIARGAWIDEDAVIGEGAYIDAHAHVGPGAAVGDHAHVGVRTDIGPGARIVPGARIGDDETVAAGLTVATDQKGLWLAA; translated from the coding sequence GTGGGCAAGAACTACGTCGACATCGAGAACGACCACGGGGCGACGCTGCGGTACCGCAAGCACGCCAACGGTCGGGGTCTCGTCGCGCACGGCGCGAAGGTGCACCCCAAGGCACACATCGAGGCGGGCGCCTACATCGAACCCGGCGCGCGCGTCGGGGCGGGAGCCATCATCGCGCGCGGGGCGTGGATCGACGAAGACGCCGTGATCGGCGAGGGCGCGTACATCGACGCGCACGCGCACGTAGGACCGGGGGCGGCGGTGGGCGACCACGCGCACGTCGGCGTCCGCACCGACATCGGACCCGGCGCCCGCATCGTTCCCGGCGCCCGCATCGGCGACGACGAGACGGTCGCCGCCGGCCTCACGGTCGCCACGGATCAGAAGGGCCTCTGGCTGGCCGCCTGA
- a CDS encoding metallophosphoesterase yields the protein MRRSRGVRVLGGVLAVLGGLVLASPAAITSAGNDERERPEPFTIVVLPDTQKYTVSDELAQSLNAQTQWIVDTREQLNTKFVIQVGDLVDSWPDVHQWERASRAMAILDDAGVPSSVLPGNHDLDVTTGESSTYDEYFPPSRYADATWNSATVSYGGYLGQDRFGQDGIDRQNKDNYSLLTVGDTKLLLLSLEYETPAYALEWAQRVIDAHPDRTVILAVHGLITTGGARSTATERTDVTPVTEVDLWRDFISQNCSIAMVVNGHWAVGDAGEARRSDLNACGRPVPQILSNYQGRANGGDGWLRYYTVDPAAGTVDAHTYSPTLRQYEKDDDGRFTLPLDLTPMDDRVLLRGGSDWKVWNELGAWPRGWKSAAFDDDDWQSGTAPLGWGKGVQTPIDLGPPPENRARAMLFRKTVELDDVEELSTVTVSTRADDGVAVWVNGTLIGTSHLASKKPTSETFADVGRSTDNATDDPVTFTVPRGLLHDGENVVAASVHVNYLGTNSSTFDLVMTGRRSSSDGE from the coding sequence ATGCGCAGGAGCCGCGGTGTGCGGGTGCTCGGCGGGGTGCTCGCCGTGCTCGGGGGACTCGTGCTGGCCTCCCCGGCGGCGATCACGAGCGCGGGGAACGACGAGCGCGAGCGCCCGGAGCCCTTCACGATCGTGGTGCTGCCCGACACGCAGAAGTACACCGTCTCGGACGAGCTCGCGCAGAGCCTGAACGCGCAGACGCAGTGGATCGTCGACACCCGTGAGCAGCTCAACACGAAGTTCGTGATCCAGGTGGGCGACCTCGTCGACTCCTGGCCCGACGTGCACCAGTGGGAGCGCGCGAGCCGCGCGATGGCGATCCTCGACGACGCCGGGGTGCCCAGCTCCGTGCTGCCGGGCAACCACGACCTCGACGTGACGACGGGCGAGTCGAGCACGTACGACGAGTACTTCCCGCCGAGCCGCTACGCCGATGCGACCTGGAACAGCGCGACCGTGTCGTACGGCGGGTACCTCGGCCAGGACCGGTTCGGCCAGGACGGCATCGACCGCCAGAACAAGGACAACTACAGCCTGCTGACCGTGGGCGACACGAAGCTGCTGCTGCTCAGCCTCGAGTACGAGACGCCCGCGTATGCACTGGAGTGGGCGCAGCGCGTGATCGACGCGCACCCCGACCGGACGGTGATCCTCGCCGTCCACGGTCTCATCACCACGGGCGGCGCGCGGTCGACCGCCACCGAGCGCACCGACGTGACCCCGGTGACCGAGGTCGACCTGTGGCGGGACTTCATCTCGCAGAACTGCTCCATCGCGATGGTGGTCAACGGGCACTGGGCGGTGGGAGACGCGGGCGAGGCGCGGCGCAGCGACCTCAACGCCTGCGGGCGCCCTGTGCCGCAGATCCTGTCGAACTACCAGGGCCGCGCCAACGGCGGCGACGGGTGGCTGCGGTACTACACCGTCGACCCGGCCGCGGGCACGGTCGACGCCCACACGTACTCGCCCACGCTGCGGCAGTACGAGAAGGACGACGACGGCCGCTTCACGCTCCCGCTCGACCTCACGCCGATGGACGACCGGGTGCTGCTGCGCGGCGGGTCGGACTGGAAGGTGTGGAACGAGCTCGGCGCGTGGCCGCGCGGGTGGAAGAGCGCGGCGTTCGACGACGACGACTGGCAATCCGGCACGGCCCCGCTCGGGTGGGGCAAGGGCGTGCAGACGCCGATCGACCTCGGCCCGCCGCCGGAGAACCGCGCGCGGGCGATGCTGTTCCGGAAGACGGTGGAGCTGGACGACGTCGAGGAGCTGTCGACGGTGACGGTGAGCACGAGGGCCGATGACGGCGTCGCGGTCTGGGTCAACGGCACCCTGATCGGCACCTCGCACCTCGCGTCGAAGAAGCCCACGAGTGAGACGTTCGCAGACGTCGGGCGTTCGACCGACAACGCCACGGACGACCCCGTGACGTTCACCGTGCCGCGAGGCCTGCTGCACGACGGCGAGAACGTCGTGGCCGCCTCCGTCCACGTGAACTACCTGGGCACGAACAGCAGCACGTTCGACCTCGTGATGACGGGTCGGCGATCCTCGTCCGACGGCGAGTGA